A stretch of Geotrypetes seraphini chromosome 2, aGeoSer1.1, whole genome shotgun sequence DNA encodes these proteins:
- the LOC117354658 gene encoding gastrula zinc finger protein xLCGF3.1-like isoform X1, whose translation MIHTGHQLNTCTECNKSFSSLSYLKIHKIIHTRHKPFTCSECNKIFTRLSHLNFHKMIHTGHKPFLCSECNKSFTQLSHLKSHKMIHTGHKPFTCIECNKSFTQLSDLKRHKMIHTGHKPFTCTECNKSFTQLSSLKNHKMIHTGCKPFTCTECNKMFTRLSHLNFHKMIHTGHKPFTCTECNKSFTQLSHLKRHKMIHTGYKPFTCTECNKSFTQLSILKRHEVIHTGCKPYTCTECNKSFTQLSTQKIHQMIHRRV comes from the coding sequence atgatccacacagggcaccaGTTgaatacatgtactgagtgtaataaaagttttaGTTCGCTTTCGTATCTAAAAATACACAAAATAATCCACACAagacacaaaccatttacatgtagtgagtgtaataaaatcttcactcggctttcacatctaaactttcacaaaatgatccacacagggcacaaaccatttctatgtagtgagtgtaataaaagcttcactcagctttcacatctaaaaagtcacaaaatgatccacacaggacacaaaccatttacatgtattgagtgtaataaaagcttcactcagctttcagatctaaaaagacacaaaatgatccacacaggacacaagccatttacatgtactgagtgtaataaaagcttcactcagctttcaagtctaaaaaatcacaaaatgatccacacagggtgcaaaccatttacatgtacagaGTGTAATAAAATGTTCActcggctttcacatctaaactttcacaaaatgatccacacagggcacaaaccatttacatgtactgagtgtaataagagcttcactcagctttcacatctaaaacgtcacaaaatgatccacacagggtacaaaccatttacatgtactgagtgtaataagagCTTTACTCAGCTTTCAATTCTAAAAAGGCACGAAGTTATCCACACAGGAtgcaaaccatatacatgtactgagtgtaataaaagcttcactcagctttcaactcAAAAAATTCATCAAATGATCCATAGAAGAGTCTAa
- the LOC117354658 gene encoding gastrula zinc finger protein xLCGF3.1-like isoform X2, whose translation MIHTGHQLNTCTECNKSFSSLSYLKIHKIIHTRHKPFTCSECNKIFTRLSHLNFHKMIHTGHKPFLCSECNKSFTQLSHLKSHKMIHTGHKPFTCIECNKSFTQLSDLKRHKMIHTGHKPFTCTECNKSFTQLSSLKNHKMIHTGCKPFTCTECNKMFTRLSHLNFHKMIHTGHKPFTCTECNKSFTQLSHLKRHKMIHTGYKPFTCTECN comes from the exons atgatccacacagggcaccaGTTgaatacatgtactgagtgtaataaaagttttaGTTCGCTTTCGTATCTAAAAATACACAAAATAATCCACACAagacacaaaccatttacatgtagtgagtgtaataaaatcttcactcggctttcacatctaaactttcacaaaatgatccacacagggcacaaaccatttctatgtagtgagtgtaataaaagcttcactcagctttcacatctaaaaagtcacaaaatgatccacacaggacacaaaccatttacatgtattgagtgtaataaaagcttcactcagctttcagatctaaaaagacacaaaatgatccacacaggacacaagccatttacatgtactgagtgtaataaaagcttcactcagctttcaagtctaaaaaatcacaaaatgatccacacagggtgcaaaccatttacatgtacagaGTGTAATAAAATGTTCActcggctttcacatctaaactttcacaaaatgatccacacagggcacaaaccatttacatgtactgagtgtaataagagcttcactcagctttcacatctaaaacgtcacaaaatgatccacacagggtacaaaccatttac atgtactgagtgtaattaa